A stretch of the Sulfurimonas sp. HSL-1656 genome encodes the following:
- a CDS encoding class I SAM-dependent methyltransferase: MMFLEPIDFATMYKAHKLATDFKGKSADEWNAKAADMAPRMVNSPYVDTFLSKMALDPGDVVLDIGCGPGTLALALAKKVKKVIAVDYAEQMLEQLRLYAEREGITNIETHRLSWEDDWSALPEADIAVASRSLEVGDIETALSKMTHHAAKACYLTYKAGGSYVDLEILEFIGRQITPKPDFWYIPLILYQKGLLPRVDYIETEQGSIKSGSADAFVSSLRWSLGTLSSDEEEKAYHYYDKVVAKSNRHPRPFNWAFVAWETAR, encoded by the coding sequence ATGATGTTTCTGGAACCCATCGATTTTGCCACCATGTACAAGGCCCACAAACTCGCCACCGATTTCAAAGGCAAAAGCGCCGACGAATGGAACGCCAAGGCCGCGGACATGGCACCGCGCATGGTCAACAGCCCCTACGTAGATACCTTCCTCTCCAAGATGGCGCTGGACCCCGGCGACGTCGTGCTCGACATCGGCTGCGGGCCGGGCACCCTGGCACTCGCCCTGGCCAAAAAGGTCAAAAAGGTGATCGCCGTCGACTACGCCGAACAGATGCTCGAACAGCTGCGCCTCTACGCCGAACGCGAAGGGATCACCAACATCGAGACGCACCGGCTGAGCTGGGAAGACGACTGGAGCGCGCTGCCCGAGGCCGACATCGCCGTCGCGTCGCGCAGCCTGGAAGTCGGCGACATCGAAACGGCCCTCTCGAAGATGACGCACCACGCCGCAAAGGCCTGCTACCTCACCTACAAGGCCGGGGGCAGCTACGTCGACCTGGAGATCCTCGAGTTCATCGGCCGGCAGATCACCCCGAAGCCCGACTTCTGGTATATCCCGCTGATCCTTTACCAAAAAGGGCTGCTGCCGCGCGTCGACTACATCGAGACCGAACAAGGCAGCATCAAAAGCGGCAGCGCCGACGCCTTCGTCTCCTCCCTGCGCTGGAGCCTCGGCACCCTCAGCAGCGACGAGGAGGAAAAGGCGTACCACTACTACGACAAGGTCGTCGCCAAATCCAACCGGCACCCCCGTCCCTTCAACTGGGCCTTCGTCGCCTGGGAGACAGCGCGCTGA
- a CDS encoding substrate-binding domain-containing protein: MRRLFLTLLFSAALLGAEPVPPLRVAVIGGMTMSGMWQRVAAAFEATHGIPVDVVVSGPKSELDAYCREHPVDLVTMHASDTITDLAADGLFERLAPWTRNAQMLLGHRSDPAGLTGAGTLQEALAKLAASEAPFLIHASGGTFEVFNALRTKQGWRMPPEQLRFTPAKRGFLRETAALEGYTLFGVIPFLMQKQHHPQIRGFYFEDPALMRPYLAAIGSEARIGTARHARAEALLAFLTSPQAQRIVQDFRIDGHPGTPVFYPLTPNQGEK, encoded by the coding sequence ATGCGCCGCCTTTTCCTGACACTGCTGTTCTCGGCGGCGCTGCTCGGCGCTGAACCGGTGCCACCGCTGCGCGTCGCCGTCATCGGCGGAATGACGATGAGCGGCATGTGGCAGCGGGTCGCCGCCGCCTTCGAGGCCACACACGGCATCCCTGTCGACGTCGTCGTCAGCGGCCCGAAATCGGAACTCGACGCCTACTGCAGGGAGCACCCGGTCGACCTGGTGACGATGCATGCCAGCGACACCATCACCGACCTTGCCGCCGACGGCCTTTTTGAACGGCTCGCCCCCTGGACGCGCAACGCACAGATGCTCCTGGGCCACCGCAGCGACCCCGCAGGACTGACCGGCGCGGGGACCCTGCAGGAGGCGCTGGCGAAGCTCGCTGCCTCGGAGGCCCCCTTCCTCATCCATGCAAGCGGCGGCACCTTCGAAGTGTTCAACGCGCTGCGCACGAAACAGGGGTGGCGCATGCCGCCGGAGCAACTCCGTTTCACCCCCGCCAAACGCGGTTTCTTACGGGAGACGGCGGCACTGGAAGGGTACACGCTTTTCGGCGTCATCCCCTTTTTGATGCAAAAACAGCACCACCCGCAGATCCGCGGCTTCTATTTCGAAGACCCCGCCCTTATGCGCCCCTACCTGGCGGCCATCGGCAGCGAAGCGCGTATCGGCACCGCCCGCCACGCCCGTGCCGAGGCCCTCCTGGCCTTTCTGACCTCGCCGCAGGCGCAGCGCATCGTGCAGGATTTCCGTATCGACGGCCACCCGGGCACCCCGGTCTTTTACCCCCTCACCCCCAACCAAGGAGAAAAATGA
- a CDS encoding TonB-dependent receptor, protein MHKPLRISSLLSVAVLSASLQAESFELGQVSVTADPLLSEIFSDRVDAEQIDIYGDTTVSEALTRMTGVAFYSRGGRAETDISIRGFDSRRIGVFYDGVPIYVPYDGNMDYTRYLTTNIADIDVYKGFSSTAFGANTMGGVVNIVSKKPSRPFEGTVFAQGSIDSSGDQTGTMYGGNIGIREPHYYLQLSATGKHRDHSRLPESYDATPVQPEGDRLNSASDDRQVSAKYGYLLDGGEVALGYMYQHATKQQPTVTDPVYGREKYWDWPKWDMQSLYAVGKHTLFGGLFKATAYYTEYESKLYSYDDINLTTMNKKFAWKSNYKESTYGLRAEYTVDAAGNRFTLSSNYKHDHHKGYDIDKVTNVSTLTEEFEDTTLSFGLEDSYRFAERFTLVAGIGYDVKSSDYISDPTIDDKKDESAWNPEAALIAELAPKQTLRLSVAQKTYFPSMKERYSYKLGYGVPNGDLKPEMTGHSELAYKGVFNDAWIAEAAGFYLVTEDYIQAVYYDTFDGVDRTQNQNIGTFYRSGAELALSYIADVYEAGANATFLKIGSASSDKPIGVPTREYNLFTRVFFAPNLSGLITLHGQSGAYGQLADSSYEKLGDVQTIDAKVTYLPIASVAVEVGVKNMADKLNYYDDGYPEPGREFYGRLTYSF, encoded by the coding sequence ATGCATAAACCTCTACGCATCTCTTCACTTTTATCCGTTGCCGTGCTCTCCGCCTCGCTGCAGGCGGAGAGCTTCGAGCTCGGCCAGGTCTCCGTCACCGCCGACCCGCTGCTCTCGGAGATCTTTAGCGACCGTGTGGATGCCGAACAGATCGACATCTACGGCGACACCACGGTTTCCGAAGCCCTTACCCGTATGACGGGGGTGGCGTTCTACTCCCGGGGCGGCCGTGCCGAGACGGATATCAGCATCCGCGGTTTCGATTCGCGCCGCATCGGCGTCTTTTACGACGGCGTGCCCATCTACGTCCCCTACGACGGCAATATGGACTACACCCGCTACCTCACGACCAACATCGCTGACATTGACGTCTACAAAGGCTTCTCCTCGACGGCCTTCGGCGCCAATACGATGGGCGGGGTCGTCAATATCGTTTCCAAAAAACCGAGCCGCCCTTTCGAGGGCACCGTCTTTGCCCAGGGCTCGATCGACAGCAGCGGCGACCAGACGGGTACCATGTACGGCGGGAACATCGGCATCCGCGAACCGCACTACTACCTGCAGCTCTCCGCGACGGGCAAGCACCGTGATCACTCCCGTCTGCCCGAAAGCTACGACGCGACCCCGGTCCAGCCCGAAGGCGACCGGCTAAACTCCGCCTCCGACGACCGCCAGGTCAGCGCCAAATACGGCTACCTCCTGGACGGCGGCGAAGTCGCGCTGGGCTACATGTACCAGCACGCGACCAAGCAGCAGCCTACTGTCACCGACCCCGTCTACGGCCGTGAAAAGTACTGGGACTGGCCGAAATGGGATATGCAGAGCCTCTACGCCGTCGGGAAGCACACCCTCTTCGGCGGGCTCTTCAAAGCGACGGCCTACTACACGGAGTACGAAAGCAAGCTCTACTCCTACGACGACATCAACCTGACGACGATGAACAAAAAATTCGCCTGGAAATCGAACTACAAGGAGTCTACTTACGGCCTCCGGGCAGAGTACACCGTCGATGCGGCGGGCAACCGGTTCACCCTCTCTTCGAACTACAAGCATGATCACCACAAGGGGTACGACATCGACAAGGTGACCAACGTCAGCACCCTGACGGAGGAGTTCGAAGATACGACCCTCTCCTTCGGCCTGGAGGACAGCTACCGCTTCGCGGAGCGCTTCACCCTTGTCGCGGGCATCGGCTACGACGTCAAATCCTCCGACTACATCAGCGACCCGACGATCGACGACAAGAAAGACGAATCGGCCTGGAACCCGGAGGCGGCCCTTATCGCGGAGCTCGCCCCCAAACAGACCCTCCGCCTCAGCGTCGCCCAGAAGACCTATTTCCCCTCGATGAAAGAGCGCTACTCCTACAAGCTCGGCTACGGGGTACCCAACGGCGACCTGAAACCGGAGATGACGGGCCACAGCGAACTCGCCTACAAGGGGGTCTTCAACGATGCATGGATCGCGGAGGCGGCCGGCTTCTACCTGGTGACGGAGGATTACATCCAGGCCGTCTACTACGACACCTTTGACGGCGTCGACCGCACGCAGAACCAGAACATCGGCACCTTCTACCGTTCGGGGGCGGAGCTCGCCCTCTCCTACATCGCCGACGTTTACGAAGCGGGGGCGAATGCCACTTTCCTGAAAATCGGCAGCGCCTCTTCCGACAAGCCCATCGGCGTACCGACGCGCGAATACAACCTCTTCACCCGCGTCTTTTTCGCCCCGAATCTGAGCGGCCTCATCACCCTCCACGGCCAGAGCGGCGCATACGGGCAGCTGGCCGACAGCAGCTACGAGAAACTGGGCGACGTGCAGACGATCGACGCGAAGGTGACCTACCTGCCGATCGCCTCCGTCGCGGTCGAAGTCGGCGTCAAAAACATGGCGGACAAACTGAACTATTACGACGACGGCTATCCGGAACCGGGGCGGGAGTTCTACGGCAGACTCACGTACAGCTTCTGA
- a CDS encoding TonB-dependent receptor plug domain-containing protein: MSKNPLHLLIGLTASAAALHAGNEAALDAITVHETPITVASEGIETARPTSLPRSAADLEEVITRDTIEALNPSDIYDVLQYASSVFIQRQGRKAPAFVKVRGNRALGIIIDGVYIPAAVTSRILAVLPVEAIERIRVVRDSATLNLGPLPNGTGGLLGGDDAGYLVIETRNPGAPLEGLAAVQVESFGREHVTAMAGGIGEYGYLNLLVDYDRSDGEPDETTGFEKTTLYAKGGLFYDAWSLDLQGFVTRGSKELQRSTTPGVSDAKWEYDPIKIGEFSAKASYDWGQGVTSLSYARSDLRMELQQRSWSNPDAYTLEVQEENFSDLRLDHAHRLGEHTLRTGVEGIWWHTPTGEYFYTGWEKKERTAGAFVQDEWHRGRLSLDGGVRVDKTWIDKGYEQVGSQKVLIEDEAMEPVAAAAIGARWQAAPSFALYTRARASTQNAPEVETVDGVSLSASSRLGAEAGFDAAPAPWFKPRLSLYFLDVRDAPYVAAQWTNPNDPTDIVNLYGSKDWHEYGAEVTLAGVLDALTYQLSYSYNRNNDDTLDNRIPDSTFNGIVTYTYAGLKGTVGVYYVDNFEAVNKAGTGEAGGYTNIDCSLGYDFSAMQLRHKATLYARNLTNDDYESVYGFPSLGRVIGASYRIAF; the protein is encoded by the coding sequence ATGTCCAAAAACCCTCTGCACCTGCTGATCGGCCTCACCGCGTCTGCGGCGGCGCTTCATGCCGGAAACGAAGCGGCGCTCGACGCCATTACCGTCCACGAAACACCCATTACCGTCGCATCCGAGGGCATTGAAACCGCCCGGCCCACGTCGCTGCCCCGCAGCGCGGCGGACCTCGAGGAGGTGATCACCCGTGACACCATCGAAGCGCTCAACCCCTCCGACATCTACGACGTCCTGCAGTACGCCAGCTCCGTCTTTATCCAGCGCCAGGGGCGCAAAGCCCCCGCCTTTGTCAAAGTGCGCGGCAACCGCGCGCTGGGCATCATTATCGACGGGGTCTACATCCCCGCCGCGGTCACGAGCCGCATCCTCGCCGTCCTGCCCGTGGAAGCGATCGAACGCATCCGCGTCGTCCGCGACTCCGCCACGCTCAACCTCGGACCGCTGCCCAACGGCACCGGCGGCCTGCTCGGCGGCGACGATGCCGGCTACCTCGTGATCGAAACCCGCAACCCCGGTGCGCCGCTTGAAGGGCTGGCCGCCGTGCAGGTGGAGAGCTTCGGGCGGGAACACGTCACCGCCATGGCCGGAGGCATCGGGGAGTACGGCTACCTCAACCTCCTCGTCGACTACGACCGGAGCGACGGGGAGCCCGATGAGACGACCGGGTTCGAAAAAACGACCCTCTATGCCAAAGGGGGCCTCTTCTACGACGCGTGGAGCCTGGACCTGCAGGGGTTCGTAACCCGCGGCTCCAAGGAGCTGCAGCGCAGCACCACCCCGGGCGTCAGCGACGCCAAGTGGGAGTACGACCCGATCAAAATCGGGGAGTTCTCCGCCAAAGCTTCCTATGACTGGGGACAGGGCGTCACCTCCCTCTCCTACGCGCGCAGCGACCTGCGCATGGAGCTGCAGCAGCGCTCCTGGAGCAACCCCGACGCCTACACCCTTGAAGTCCAGGAGGAGAACTTCAGCGACCTGCGCCTCGACCATGCCCACCGCCTCGGCGAGCATACCCTTCGTACCGGCGTGGAGGGGATCTGGTGGCACACCCCGACCGGCGAGTACTTTTATACCGGCTGGGAGAAAAAGGAGCGGACGGCGGGCGCCTTCGTCCAGGACGAATGGCACCGCGGCCGTCTCAGCCTGGACGGCGGCGTGCGCGTCGACAAGACCTGGATCGACAAGGGGTACGAGCAGGTCGGGAGCCAGAAGGTCCTGATCGAAGACGAAGCGATGGAGCCGGTCGCCGCGGCGGCGATTGGTGCGCGCTGGCAGGCCGCGCCGAGCTTCGCGCTCTATACCCGCGCGCGCGCCAGCACCCAGAACGCGCCGGAGGTCGAGACCGTCGACGGGGTGTCCCTCTCCGCCAGCAGCCGGCTCGGGGCCGAAGCAGGCTTCGATGCCGCCCCCGCCCCCTGGTTCAAACCGCGGCTGTCGCTCTATTTCCTTGATGTGCGCGACGCCCCCTACGTCGCCGCCCAGTGGACCAACCCCAACGACCCGACGGACATCGTCAACCTCTACGGCAGCAAGGACTGGCACGAATACGGTGCAGAAGTGACCCTGGCCGGGGTACTGGACGCCCTGACGTACCAGCTCTCCTACAGCTACAACCGCAACAACGACGATACGCTGGACAACCGTATCCCCGATTCGACCTTCAACGGTATCGTCACCTACACCTACGCCGGGCTCAAAGGCACGGTCGGGGTCTATTATGTGGACAACTTCGAAGCCGTCAACAAGGCGGGCACGGGCGAAGCGGGCGGCTATACGAACATCGACTGCTCCCTCGGTTACGACTTCAGCGCGATGCAGTTGCGCCACAAAGCGACGCTCTATGCCCGCAACCTCACGAACGACGACTACGAGTCCGTCTACGGCTTCCCGAGCCTCGGACGAGTGATCGGCGCCTCGTACCGGATCGCATTTTGA